A single region of the Enterobacter cloacae complex sp. R_G8 genome encodes:
- the cybB gene encoding cytochrome b561, translating to MRTKYTSLQIGIHWLVFLLVIVAYCAMEFRGFFPRTDRPVINMIHVSCGITILVLMVTRLLVRLKFRAPPIEPKPKAMITGLSHLGHLVIYLLFIALPLIGLVMMYNRGNDWFAFGIAMPHAAESNFDLADGLKEWHETLANLGYFVIGLHAAAALMHHYFWKDNTLLRMMPKKRQ from the coding sequence ATGCGCACTAAATATACAAGCCTGCAAATCGGCATCCACTGGCTGGTGTTTCTGTTAGTCATCGTCGCCTACTGCGCCATGGAGTTCAGAGGCTTCTTTCCGCGTACCGACCGACCGGTGATCAATATGATCCACGTTTCATGCGGTATCACGATCCTGGTATTGATGGTGACACGTCTGCTGGTGCGCCTGAAGTTCCGCGCGCCGCCGATTGAGCCGAAACCGAAAGCGATGATCACCGGGCTCTCCCATCTGGGGCATCTGGTGATTTATCTGCTGTTTATTGCTTTGCCGCTGATTGGCCTGGTGATGATGTATAACCGTGGAAACGACTGGTTTGCTTTTGGCATCGCCATGCCGCACGCGGCGGAATCCAACTTTGACCTGGCTGATGGGCTAAAAGAGTGGCACGAGACGCTGGCGAACCTCGGCTATTTTGTCATTGGCCTGCACGCGGCGGCGGCGCTGATGCATCACTATTTCTGGAAAGATAATACGCTGCTGCGCATGATGCCGAAAAAGCGGCAGTAG
- the gap gene encoding type I glyceraldehyde-3-phosphate dehydrogenase has product MSKIGINGFGRIGRLVLRRLLETQDSNTVVAINDLTSPKVLAYLLRHDSNYGGFPWSVDFTEDALIVDGKTIAVYAEKEAKHIPWKAAGVDIVVECTGFYTSEEKSRAHLAAGAKKVLISAPAGEMKTIVFNVNDDTIDASDTIISVASCTTNCLAPLAKALHDAFEIKVGTMTTIHAYTGTQALVDGPRGKDLRASRAAAENVIPHTTGAAKAIGLVIPALSGKLKGHAQRVPVKTGSVTELVAILGKKVTVEEINAALKKATQGNKSFGYTDEEIVSSDVIGSHFGSVFDATQTEVTEAGDLQLVKAVAWYDNEYGFVTQLVRTLDKFAAL; this is encoded by the coding sequence ATGAGTAAAATTGGCATTAACGGATTTGGACGCATTGGACGCCTTGTACTTCGTCGCCTTCTTGAAACCCAGGACAGCAACACCGTCGTCGCCATCAACGACCTCACCTCTCCCAAAGTGCTGGCTTATCTGCTCAGGCATGATTCAAACTACGGGGGTTTCCCGTGGAGTGTGGATTTCACCGAAGACGCACTGATTGTGGATGGCAAGACGATCGCGGTGTACGCCGAGAAAGAGGCCAAACATATTCCGTGGAAAGCCGCAGGGGTGGATATCGTTGTGGAATGCACCGGTTTTTATACGTCGGAAGAGAAATCCAGAGCGCATCTGGCTGCAGGTGCCAAAAAAGTGCTGATCTCCGCACCTGCCGGTGAGATGAAAACCATTGTGTTTAACGTTAACGACGACACCATTGACGCCAGTGATACCATCATCTCCGTCGCCTCCTGCACCACCAACTGTCTCGCCCCGCTGGCAAAAGCCCTGCACGATGCCTTTGAAATTAAAGTGGGCACCATGACCACCATTCACGCCTATACCGGTACCCAGGCGCTGGTGGATGGTCCGCGTGGCAAAGATCTGCGCGCCTCACGCGCGGCGGCAGAAAATGTTATTCCTCATACCACGGGTGCCGCAAAAGCAATTGGTCTGGTGATCCCGGCCCTGAGCGGCAAACTGAAAGGCCACGCCCAGCGCGTGCCGGTGAAAACCGGTTCGGTAACCGAACTGGTCGCCATTCTGGGTAAAAAGGTCACCGTTGAGGAGATCAATGCCGCACTGAAAAAAGCGACGCAGGGGAATAAATCATTTGGGTATACGGATGAGGAGATTGTGTCGTCCGATGTGATTGGCTCGCACTTTGGCTCGGTGTTTGACGCCACGCAGACCGAAGTGACCGAGGCGGGCGATCTGCAGCTGGTGAAAGCCGTCGCCTGGTATGACAACGAGTATGGGTTTGTGACGCAGCTGGTGCGCACGCTGGATAAGTTTGCGGCGCTGTAA
- a CDS encoding YdcF family protein, with translation MVKPHFTVLSDATLAAINTVGKWLAQDDLSAARQAPDVDVVILAGNAVIPTIDAACRIAAAQNVPLLISGGIGHSTPFLYEAVRHHPQYHSVPVASRAEASILADVAREFWQIPEAHLWIEDRSTNCGENARFSWNMLKQRQRTSGQMLVVQDPTMQRRTMATFTRVCRDEPASPQWVSFPGVTPTLQNGTEGVEFRGDNAGLWSVERYLSLVLGELPRLYDDVNGYGPAGRDFIAHVPFPEAVTAAWKQLQQDPVLKGERTII, from the coding sequence ATGGTTAAGCCCCATTTTACTGTTCTGTCGGACGCAACCCTGGCGGCCATCAATACCGTTGGCAAATGGCTGGCGCAGGACGACCTGAGCGCAGCCCGTCAGGCTCCGGACGTGGATGTGGTGATTCTGGCTGGCAACGCGGTGATCCCGACTATCGATGCGGCCTGCCGTATTGCCGCCGCGCAGAACGTGCCGCTTCTCATTAGCGGCGGCATCGGCCATTCGACACCGTTTTTGTATGAAGCCGTTCGTCATCACCCGCAATATCACAGCGTACCGGTCGCCAGCCGGGCGGAAGCGAGCATTCTTGCCGACGTTGCGCGGGAGTTCTGGCAGATCCCCGAGGCGCACCTTTGGATTGAAGATCGCTCAACCAACTGCGGTGAAAACGCGCGTTTTAGCTGGAACATGCTGAAACAGCGTCAGCGGACAAGCGGGCAGATGCTGGTGGTGCAGGACCCGACGATGCAGCGCCGCACGATGGCGACTTTTACCCGCGTGTGCCGGGACGAGCCCGCGTCACCGCAGTGGGTCAGCTTTCCGGGGGTTACGCCGACGCTGCAAAACGGCACAGAGGGCGTGGAGTTTAGGGGGGATAATGCAGGGCTGTGGTCCGTTGAGCGCTACCTTTCGCTGGTTCTGGGGGAGCTGCCGCGGCTGTATGATGACGTTAACGGCTATGGCCCGGCCGGGCGGGATTTTATCGCTCACGTGCCCTTTCCGGAGGCGGTGACCGCCGCATGGAAACAGTTACAGCAGGATCCTGTCCTCAAGGGGGAACGTACAATAATCTAA
- a CDS encoding MFS transporter yields MTEHESTTTVLRKNKKVLIASLTGSAIEWFDYFLYGTAAALVFNKIFFPMVDPVIGLILSYLSFSLTFFIRPIGGVLFAHIGDRIGRKKTLVLTLSLMGGATVMIGLLPTYEMIGLWAPALLILMRIIQGMGIGGEWGGALLLAYEYAPEKRKGFFGSIPQAGVTIGMLMATFIVSLMTLFSEEDFLSWGWRIPFLLSSVLVLLGLWIRKDIDETPDFQKVKASGQVAKAPLRDTLKHHWREVLIAAGLKVVETAPFYIFSTFVVSYATSTLAYQKSQALEAVTLGALVATIMIPLMGLLSDKIGRQRMYATSVFILGLFIVPWFMLLNTGTTWGIVIATVIAFGVLWAPVTAVLGTLCSEIFSANVRYTGITLGYQLGAALAGGTAPLIATGLLAKYDGDWVPVAWYLAVTVVISLIAIFCASRVKRAAHLQVQPERL; encoded by the coding sequence ATGACAGAACATGAAAGTACGACGACGGTATTACGAAAAAATAAGAAGGTGTTAATTGCCAGCCTTACCGGGAGTGCCATTGAATGGTTTGACTATTTTCTCTACGGTACAGCTGCCGCGCTGGTCTTTAATAAGATCTTTTTCCCGATGGTCGATCCGGTGATCGGGCTCATACTCTCGTATCTCTCTTTCTCATTAACCTTTTTTATACGTCCTATTGGCGGGGTACTTTTCGCCCATATCGGCGACCGCATTGGCCGTAAAAAAACCCTTGTACTGACCCTCTCTTTGATGGGAGGTGCAACCGTTATGATTGGCCTGCTGCCCACGTATGAGATGATTGGCCTGTGGGCGCCTGCTCTGCTGATCCTGATGCGTATCATTCAGGGGATGGGCATAGGCGGTGAATGGGGTGGCGCGCTGTTGCTGGCCTATGAATACGCGCCCGAAAAACGTAAGGGGTTCTTCGGCAGCATTCCGCAGGCGGGCGTGACCATCGGCATGCTGATGGCAACTTTTATCGTTTCGCTGATGACCCTCTTCAGCGAGGAGGATTTTCTCTCCTGGGGCTGGCGTATCCCGTTCCTGCTGAGTTCGGTTCTGGTGTTGCTCGGCCTGTGGATCCGAAAAGATATCGATGAAACGCCTGATTTTCAGAAAGTAAAAGCGTCCGGTCAGGTGGCTAAGGCTCCCCTGCGCGATACGCTGAAACATCACTGGCGTGAAGTGCTGATTGCCGCCGGTCTCAAAGTCGTGGAAACCGCGCCGTTCTATATTTTCTCTACGTTTGTGGTGAGCTATGCCACCAGCACGCTGGCCTACCAAAAATCGCAGGCGCTGGAAGCCGTGACGCTGGGAGCCCTGGTGGCCACGATAATGATTCCGTTAATGGGGTTGCTCTCGGATAAAATTGGCCGTCAGCGTATGTATGCCACGAGCGTCTTTATCCTGGGTTTGTTTATCGTGCCATGGTTTATGTTGCTCAATACCGGAACAACCTGGGGCATTGTGATCGCGACGGTCATCGCCTTTGGCGTGCTGTGGGCACCGGTAACGGCGGTACTCGGAACGCTGTGCTCTGAAATCTTTAGCGCAAACGTGCGCTACACCGGCATTACGCTCGGCTACCAACTGGGTGCCGCGCTGGCTGGCGGTACCGCCCCGCTGATTGCTACCGGCCTGCTGGCAAAATATGACGGCGACTGGGTTCCGGTGGCCTGGTATCTTGCCGTCACGGTGGTCATCTCCTTAAT